Proteins from one Natrinema salinisoli genomic window:
- a CDS encoding helix-turn-helix domain-containing protein: MATEATFTVPSDRFPLGSVFDRLPDVTVELERVIPARNVVVPYVWVRGTRVDDIERTFTDHPGVKRIELVDSVADEYLFRVEWSREYEGVLSALTETAIPLVRAVGTNRQWTFDVRGDDQSDIAVFQKRCREDGVPITLTKLNALMPIETATEAALTDPQVEALRLAYDRGYFNSPRDVTMAELGDELGITQQAVASRLRRGIDRVLGEALAKSEESI, encoded by the coding sequence ATGGCCACCGAAGCGACGTTTACCGTTCCGTCCGACCGGTTTCCGCTGGGGAGCGTGTTCGACCGGCTCCCGGACGTGACGGTCGAACTCGAGCGGGTCATCCCGGCCCGAAACGTGGTGGTGCCGTACGTCTGGGTTCGGGGGACTCGAGTCGACGACATCGAGCGCACGTTTACCGACCATCCGGGCGTGAAACGGATCGAACTCGTCGATTCCGTCGCGGACGAATACCTGTTTCGCGTCGAGTGGTCCCGAGAGTACGAGGGCGTTCTGAGCGCGTTGACGGAGACGGCGATTCCGCTCGTCAGGGCGGTCGGGACGAACCGGCAGTGGACGTTCGACGTCCGCGGAGACGATCAGAGCGACATCGCCGTCTTTCAGAAACGCTGTCGAGAGGACGGCGTTCCGATCACGCTGACGAAGCTCAACGCGCTCATGCCGATCGAGACGGCGACCGAGGCGGCGTTGACCGACCCACAGGTGGAGGCGCTGCGCCTCGCATACGATCGCGGCTACTTCAATTCGCCGCGGGACGTGACGATGGCGGAGCTCGGCGACGAACTCGGCATCACGCAGCAGGCGGTCGCGTCTCGGCTCCGGCGCGGTATCGATCGAGTTCTTGGCGAGGCGCTCGCCAAATCCGAGGAATCTATTTAA
- the purS gene encoding phosphoribosylformylglycinamidine synthase subunit PurS, giving the protein MTAYTATVTVRLKRGVLDPEAETTKQALERLGFDLEDLRSADRFEVDLEADSADGARERADEMAERLLANPTIHDYDVEVAER; this is encoded by the coding sequence ATGACCGCCTACACCGCGACGGTGACGGTTCGACTCAAGCGGGGCGTCCTGGACCCCGAGGCCGAGACCACGAAACAGGCCCTCGAGCGGCTGGGCTTCGACCTCGAGGACCTGCGGTCGGCCGACCGGTTCGAGGTCGACCTCGAGGCAGACTCCGCGGACGGCGCACGCGAGCGCGCCGACGAGATGGCCGAACGGCTGCTGGCGAACCCGACCATCCACGACTACGACGTGGAGGTCGCCGAACGGTAG
- a CDS encoding acetamidase/formamidase family protein: MAQREVQQELSVDQYTLGLVGPDQEWAGTVADGGTIRTYTPPGCWGPMVTPEFHGGHEVTRPIRVEGAEVGDAVALHIRDVDVTSMATSTGSMDEREGAFGDDPFVDHRCPECGTEWPDSVVEGTGPESIKCAECGANASSFGFEYGYTVAFDDDNTVGITLDEDAAHELAKDADEVMDIPENSRQHPILLYEPGEMPGTLGRLRPFIGNIGTTPPVTMPDSHNAGDFGQFLIGAEHDYGVDSEDDLEARTDGHMDIPQVRPGATLICPVKVDGAGIYVGDLHANQGDGELSLHTTDVSGSVTMDVEVIEDLELDGPVLLPPEEDLPFISEPYSDEEREAGRELGAEHDVDVETDMGPIQVVGSGATVNDATQNAFDRATKLLDMTEGEVRSRCTFTGGVQIGRLPGVVQLDMLAPMAVLEDRGIDHLVREQYDL; the protein is encoded by the coding sequence ATGGCACAACGAGAAGTCCAACAGGAGTTGTCCGTCGACCAGTACACGCTCGGCCTCGTCGGTCCCGATCAGGAGTGGGCGGGAACCGTCGCGGACGGCGGCACGATTCGGACGTACACCCCGCCGGGCTGTTGGGGGCCGATGGTCACACCAGAATTCCACGGCGGCCACGAGGTCACGCGACCGATCCGGGTCGAAGGAGCGGAGGTCGGCGACGCCGTCGCGCTCCACATTCGAGACGTCGACGTGACGAGCATGGCGACGAGCACGGGATCGATGGACGAGCGCGAGGGGGCCTTCGGCGACGATCCGTTCGTCGATCACCGCTGTCCGGAGTGTGGCACGGAGTGGCCCGACTCCGTCGTCGAGGGCACTGGCCCGGAATCGATCAAGTGCGCCGAGTGCGGCGCGAACGCCTCCTCCTTCGGCTTCGAGTACGGCTACACCGTCGCCTTCGACGACGACAACACCGTCGGGATCACTCTCGACGAGGACGCCGCCCACGAGCTCGCGAAAGACGCCGACGAGGTGATGGACATCCCCGAGAACTCCCGCCAGCACCCCATCCTGCTGTACGAACCCGGCGAGATGCCCGGCACGCTGGGTCGGCTGCGCCCGTTCATCGGAAACATCGGGACGACGCCGCCGGTCACGATGCCCGACTCGCACAACGCCGGCGACTTCGGTCAGTTCCTCATCGGGGCCGAGCACGACTACGGCGTCGACAGCGAGGACGACCTCGAGGCCCGGACTGACGGCCACATGGACATCCCGCAGGTCCGGCCCGGCGCGACCCTGATCTGTCCCGTCAAGGTCGACGGCGCAGGGATCTACGTCGGCGACCTGCACGCCAATCAGGGCGACGGCGAGCTCTCCCTGCACACGACCGACGTGAGCGGATCCGTCACGATGGACGTCGAGGTCATCGAGGACCTCGAGCTCGACGGACCGGTCCTCCTGCCGCCCGAGGAGGACCTGCCGTTCATCAGCGAACCCTACAGCGACGAGGAGCGCGAGGCGGGCCGCGAACTCGGTGCCGAGCACGACGTCGACGTCGAAACCGATATGGGCCCGATCCAGGTCGTCGGCTCCGGCGCGACGGTCAACGACGCCACGCAGAACGCCTTCGACCGCGCGACGAAACTGCTCGACATGACCGAGGGCGAGGTCCGCTCGCGGTGTACGTTCACCGGCGGCGTCCAGATTGGCCGCCTCCCCGGCGTCGTCCAACTCGACATGCTCGCGCCGATGGCCGTCCTCGAGGACCGCGGCATCGACCACCTGGTGCGCGAGCAGTACGATCTGTAG
- a CDS encoding sensor histidine kinase has protein sequence MVGNSSGFESYLSRLSRWHRVVPALGIVILLGAIWKSIHTLSSSGILLEAILDFVLIGSLGAVLLYIWLWLPGSDIPVRFYPRIVTRAVGGVVVMAVVLVLRVLHPGVTVDFTFGTQAVLLAIGTIAGLGIGVYEAQTLIQAEVLEARNDQLKRTEERLEEAVTELEDSNDRLEQFAYAASHDLQEPLRMVTSYLRLIDNRYGDELDDDCTEFIEFAVDGADRMRAMIDGLLEYSRVETQGDSFEAVDLEAVLDDVLTDLQFKIDETDTEISREPLPTVEGDGRQFQQLFQNLVSNAIDYSGDEPPRIHVSATRDGSEWTISVRDEGIGIDADDTDRIFEIFQRCHSIEEQGGSGIGLALCKRIVERHDGEIRVESEAGAGSTFFVVFPHCDDSADASGVVTPPERTNATARK, from the coding sequence GTGGTAGGGAATTCCAGCGGATTCGAATCGTATCTGAGTAGGCTGAGCCGCTGGCACCGCGTCGTTCCCGCGCTCGGGATCGTGATTCTCCTCGGCGCGATCTGGAAATCGATCCACACCCTGAGCAGTAGCGGCATCCTCCTGGAAGCTATCCTCGATTTCGTTCTGATCGGCTCTCTCGGAGCCGTCCTCCTGTACATCTGGCTCTGGTTACCCGGCAGCGACATTCCGGTCAGGTTCTATCCCCGCATCGTGACGCGGGCCGTCGGTGGCGTCGTCGTCATGGCCGTCGTGCTCGTCCTGCGCGTGCTCCATCCCGGCGTCACCGTCGACTTCACGTTCGGGACGCAGGCGGTCCTGCTGGCGATCGGCACGATCGCGGGACTGGGGATCGGCGTCTACGAGGCCCAGACGCTCATTCAGGCCGAAGTCCTCGAGGCGCGAAACGACCAACTGAAACGAACCGAAGAGCGCCTCGAGGAGGCGGTCACCGAACTGGAAGACTCGAACGATCGGCTGGAGCAGTTCGCGTACGCCGCCTCGCACGACTTACAGGAGCCGCTCCGGATGGTGACGAGCTATCTGCGACTCATCGACAATCGGTACGGCGACGAACTCGACGACGATTGCACGGAGTTCATCGAATTCGCCGTCGACGGCGCCGACCGCATGCGTGCGATGATCGACGGCTTGCTCGAGTATTCCCGGGTCGAAACCCAGGGCGATTCCTTCGAAGCCGTCGATCTCGAGGCCGTCCTCGACGACGTCCTCACCGATCTGCAGTTCAAGATCGACGAGACCGACACCGAGATCTCGCGAGAGCCGTTGCCTACCGTCGAGGGAGACGGACGACAGTTCCAGCAGCTGTTCCAGAATCTGGTGAGCAATGCGATCGATTACAGCGGCGACGAACCCCCGCGGATACACGTGTCGGCGACGCGGGATGGGAGCGAGTGGACGATTTCGGTTCGCGACGAGGGAATCGGTATCGATGCCGACGATACCGATCGGATCTTCGAGATCTTTCAACGCTGTCACTCGATCGAGGAACAGGGGGGTTCGGGAATCGGATTGGCGCTGTGCAAGCGGATCGTCGAGCGCCACGACGGGGAAATCCGGGTCGAATCGGAAGCCGGAGCGGGATCGACGTTTTTCGTCGTATTTCCGCACTGTGACGACTCCGCCGACGCGTCCGGTGTCGTCACTCCGCCCGAGAGAACGAATGCGACGGCCCGAAAGTGA
- a CDS encoding PAS domain S-box protein, whose product MGTNIGPTTRIVAVDSGSGGAVERVLDGTHTTVDVVETADACLETLSSDDCVVIGDTRSDTDPVECCRTIRDRGVENPIVVYPADGSEALAGAVVAAGADGYVPRSEGVETLTKRLRELTADRSSGDRSADTPATGPSVTDATLSESTADPTDRLESFVDRLPLAVVEWTLEYEIRDWNSAATELFGYTADEAIGDSAFELIVPEHDRDTVLQWRDRIVDGDSVCWVNPNVCKDGTTITCEWVNTPLVDDDGDVVSVLSFVRDVTDEHTRASALEALQETTQELLRAESANEIADIVMTATEDVLDQSLAGIRLYDEDSETLELASTTTTFDEHTDEIPSVGPGSTIFWEAYADQMPTIVENVPMERIPYDVETEIGNVLFQPLGDHGLFTVAASGDETFGDAEIHLLHVLASTAEAALDRAARERELERTKTVVEAVGDCVYQLDSDGRFVTVNDTRMGEIDYDRDDLLGEHVSKILTDESLERGQRQVQALVDDDEQRVATYEVTLTGPDGERTPGEVNMALLRSDGEIEGTVGIARDISDRKRMERKLVDRKAKIEALHEVASRLDDCTTREEVYEETVEAAEDVLNFDVCCVDSVRGEYLVKQAISSTLDVDLDEEMPIGDGIAGKTYRTQQPYRVDDILADDDAAPKVDGLRSVLSVPIDDRGVFQAVSTEPSAFTPADTDLAELLLSHVTDALDRIEFEKRLRTERDRFVALFENVPDAVVSVSRLEDGPITEDVNPAFERIFGFDEAELVGEPLDDFIVPPDRTTEADTLNRRGSHGEIGEAEVKRQTADGLRDFRLRVVPIETDGSSDRAFGLYTDITAQKQRQKRLEILNRVLRHDLRNGMNIIDGCAELLADTVDDDGQEHVETIRGRTNELIGLAEKTRAVERVLDREGVAAGPIDLADAIERAISRLETAHPDVEVTASLPDRRFARADEYLQMALFQVLENAVEHNDRPRPTIDVTLRDGPDDESLTVAIADDGPGMPDEERELLEGDREITQLRHASGLGLWLVNWVVTQAGGHLSFSDNDPRGTVVTLEVPRADAESIGSASDEPATSD is encoded by the coding sequence ATGGGCACGAATATCGGACCGACGACCCGGATCGTCGCGGTCGATTCCGGCTCGGGAGGGGCTGTCGAACGCGTTCTCGATGGAACGCACACCACCGTCGACGTCGTCGAGACGGCCGACGCATGTCTCGAGACGCTCTCGAGCGACGACTGCGTCGTGATCGGGGACACGCGATCCGACACGGATCCCGTCGAATGCTGTCGAACGATTCGGGACCGCGGCGTCGAGAATCCGATCGTCGTCTACCCCGCGGACGGCAGCGAAGCGCTTGCGGGTGCGGTCGTCGCCGCGGGGGCCGACGGCTACGTTCCCCGCTCGGAGGGCGTCGAAACGCTGACGAAGCGACTACGCGAATTGACCGCCGACCGCTCGTCCGGCGACCGATCTGCGGACACACCCGCAACCGGCCCGTCGGTTACCGACGCGACACTTTCGGAATCGACGGCCGATCCGACGGATCGCCTCGAGTCGTTCGTCGACCGGTTGCCGCTCGCGGTCGTCGAGTGGACCCTCGAGTACGAAATCCGAGACTGGAATTCGGCGGCGACCGAGCTGTTCGGGTATACCGCCGACGAGGCGATCGGCGACTCCGCCTTCGAGCTGATCGTTCCCGAACACGACCGCGACACCGTTCTCCAGTGGCGAGACCGGATCGTCGACGGCGACTCGGTCTGCTGGGTCAATCCGAACGTCTGCAAGGACGGCACGACGATCACCTGCGAGTGGGTGAACACGCCGCTCGTCGACGACGACGGCGACGTCGTCAGCGTCCTCTCGTTCGTCCGGGACGTCACTGACGAACACACGCGGGCGAGCGCGCTCGAAGCGCTTCAGGAGACGACCCAGGAGTTACTGCGAGCCGAGTCCGCCAACGAGATCGCGGACATCGTGATGACGGCGACCGAGGACGTACTCGATCAGTCCCTCGCCGGGATCCGGCTCTACGACGAGGACAGCGAGACGCTCGAGCTTGCGAGTACCACGACGACGTTCGACGAACACACCGACGAGATCCCGTCGGTCGGCCCGGGAAGCACCATCTTCTGGGAGGCCTACGCGGATCAAATGCCGACCATCGTGGAGAACGTCCCGATGGAGCGCATTCCCTACGACGTCGAGACCGAAATCGGGAACGTACTCTTCCAGCCGCTGGGCGATCACGGGCTGTTTACCGTCGCAGCGTCGGGCGACGAGACCTTCGGCGACGCCGAGATCCACCTGCTCCACGTCCTCGCGTCGACCGCCGAAGCGGCGCTCGATCGGGCGGCGCGCGAACGCGAACTCGAGCGGACGAAGACCGTCGTCGAGGCGGTCGGCGACTGCGTCTACCAGCTCGACAGCGACGGCCGGTTCGTCACCGTCAATGATACCAGGATGGGGGAGATCGACTACGACCGCGACGACCTCCTCGGCGAACACGTCTCGAAGATCCTCACGGACGAGAGCCTCGAACGCGGGCAACGGCAGGTTCAGGCGCTCGTCGACGACGACGAGCAACGAGTCGCGACGTACGAGGTCACGCTGACCGGGCCCGACGGCGAACGGACACCGGGCGAGGTCAACATGGCGCTGTTGCGGTCCGACGGCGAGATCGAGGGGACCGTCGGCATCGCCCGCGACATCAGCGACCGAAAACGGATGGAGCGAAAGCTCGTCGACAGGAAGGCGAAGATCGAAGCCCTTCACGAGGTCGCCTCCCGACTCGACGACTGTACGACCCGCGAGGAAGTCTACGAGGAAACCGTGGAAGCCGCCGAAGACGTGCTCAATTTCGACGTCTGTTGCGTCGACAGCGTCCGCGGAGAGTACCTCGTCAAGCAGGCCATTTCGTCCACGCTCGATGTGGACCTCGATGAAGAGATGCCGATCGGCGATGGGATCGCCGGCAAGACCTATCGCACGCAGCAGCCGTACCGGGTCGACGACATCCTCGCCGACGACGACGCGGCACCGAAAGTCGACGGGCTCAGATCGGTACTGAGCGTCCCGATCGACGATCGCGGCGTGTTTCAGGCCGTTTCCACGGAGCCGTCGGCATTTACGCCGGCCGACACCGACCTGGCGGAACTGCTGCTCTCCCACGTCACCGACGCGCTCGATCGAATCGAGTTCGAAAAGCGCCTGCGAACCGAACGCGATCGATTCGTGGCGCTGTTCGAGAACGTCCCCGACGCCGTCGTCAGCGTCAGTCGGCTCGAGGACGGTCCGATCACCGAGGACGTCAACCCCGCGTTCGAACGGATCTTCGGGTTCGACGAGGCGGAACTCGTCGGCGAACCGCTCGACGACTTCATCGTGCCACCCGACAGAACGACCGAGGCCGACACGCTCAACCGTCGGGGCAGTCACGGCGAAATCGGCGAGGCGGAAGTCAAACGGCAAACGGCGGACGGATTGCGCGATTTCAGACTTCGGGTCGTCCCGATAGAGACGGACGGCTCGTCGGATCGCGCCTTCGGGCTCTACACCGACATCACTGCACAGAAACAACGACAGAAACGCCTCGAGATCCTCAACCGCGTCCTGCGCCACGACCTGCGAAACGGGATGAATATCATCGACGGCTGTGCGGAGCTGCTCGCGGACACCGTCGACGACGATGGGCAGGAGCACGTCGAAACCATTCGGGGCCGAACGAACGAACTCATCGGTCTCGCGGAAAAGACGCGCGCCGTCGAGCGGGTCCTCGACCGCGAGGGGGTCGCGGCAGGCCCGATCGACCTCGCCGACGCCATCGAACGGGCGATCTCCCGCCTCGAAACCGCTCACCCCGACGTCGAGGTCACCGCATCGCTCCCGGACCGACGCTTCGCCCGAGCCGACGAGTACCTCCAGATGGCCCTCTTCCAGGTCCTCGAGAACGCCGTCGAACACAATGACCGACCGCGACCGACCATCGACGTCACGCTGCGTGACGGTCCCGACGACGAGTCACTGACGGTGGCGATCGCCGACGACGGACCCGGAATGCCCGACGAGGAACGGGAACTGCTCGAGGGCGACCGCGAGATCACGCAGCTTCGCCACGCGAGCGGGCTCGGCCTCTGGCTCGTCAACTGGGTCGTCACCCAGGCGGGCGGCCACCTGTCGTTCAGCGACAACGATCCCCGCGGTACCGTCGTCACGCTCGAGGTCCCCCGAGCCGA
- a CDS encoding MoaD/ThiS family protein, which yields METVVTVYGPVRSATGDKTVTLEWAGGTVADAVAAIVESYPRAEPHLYDDEEIRASVRVSIDGERAGLEDRVPEDAALSVVPAVQGGSAT from the coding sequence ATGGAGACGGTAGTTACCGTGTACGGACCCGTCCGGAGTGCGACCGGCGACAAGACGGTGACCCTCGAGTGGGCAGGCGGCACCGTCGCCGACGCCGTGGCGGCAATCGTCGAGTCGTACCCGCGAGCGGAGCCCCACCTCTACGACGACGAGGAGATCCGAGCGAGCGTCAGGGTCTCGATCGACGGCGAGCGCGCGGGGCTCGAGGATCGAGTTCCGGAAGACGCGGCTCTGTCTGTCGTTCCCGCCGTACAGGGCGGTTCCGCGACGTAA
- a CDS encoding formyltetrahydrofolate deformylase: MTTDVTEITVIGDDDTGLVANVTSLLFERGINIEDLDQAVRDGVFRMYLAVDTSEMVCTEATLREDLNELGEDLGLDVQVRFPADRETQQIAVLVTKESHCLEALFEAWANDELGADIGVVIGNHDDLQPLAEHYDVPFHDIGDEGGQQNEERLLELLAEYDVDLIVLARYMRILSPNVVFRYEDRIINVHPSLLPAFPGAEAYRQAVEEGVRVAGVTAHYVTTDLDQGPIITQRAFDVPDDADLEEMKRRGQPLEADALLEAVQLHLNGDVSVHRGRTSVRENGAQYQLGLPDEIEEFTPDRPVDGIGSAVAEDR; encoded by the coding sequence GTGACGACCGACGTGACGGAAATCACGGTGATCGGAGACGACGACACCGGGCTGGTCGCCAACGTGACCAGCCTCCTGTTCGAGCGCGGGATCAATATCGAGGACCTCGACCAGGCGGTCCGCGACGGCGTCTTCCGGATGTACCTCGCCGTCGACACCTCCGAGATGGTCTGTACGGAGGCGACGCTTCGCGAGGACCTCAACGAACTCGGCGAGGACCTCGGGCTGGACGTCCAGGTTAGGTTCCCCGCCGACCGCGAGACCCAGCAGATCGCCGTCCTCGTCACGAAGGAGAGCCACTGCCTCGAGGCGCTGTTCGAGGCCTGGGCCAACGACGAACTCGGCGCGGACATCGGGGTGGTCATCGGCAACCACGACGACCTCCAGCCGCTGGCCGAGCACTACGACGTGCCCTTCCACGACATCGGCGACGAGGGCGGGCAGCAAAACGAGGAGCGGCTCCTCGAACTCCTCGCGGAGTACGACGTCGACCTGATCGTCCTCGCGCGGTACATGCGCATCCTCAGTCCGAACGTCGTCTTCCGCTACGAGGATCGCATCATCAACGTCCACCCCTCCCTGCTGCCGGCGTTCCCCGGCGCGGAGGCCTACCGGCAGGCCGTCGAGGAAGGGGTTCGGGTCGCGGGCGTCACCGCCCACTACGTGACGACCGACCTCGATCAGGGGCCGATCATCACCCAGCGCGCGTTCGACGTCCCCGACGACGCCGACCTCGAGGAGATGAAACGCCGCGGGCAGCCCCTGGAGGCCGACGCCCTGCTCGAGGCCGTCCAGTTGCACCTGAACGGCGACGTCTCGGTCCACCGCGGTCGGACCTCGGTCCGAGAGAACGGCGCTCAGTACCAGCTCGGCCTGCCCGACGAGATCGAGGAGTTCACCCCCGATCGGCCGGTCGACGGGATCGGCAGCGCGGTCGCCGAGGATCGGTAA
- a CDS encoding DUF7576 family protein has translation MTDSTDEDSPDCRSCGDPVGPSSEQRVVTSVEDAETVYRHFCSDDCREQWESSNSA, from the coding sequence ATGACTGATTCGACGGACGAGGACTCACCCGACTGCCGATCCTGTGGCGATCCCGTAGGACCGTCTTCCGAACAGCGCGTCGTGACGTCGGTCGAAGACGCCGAGACCGTCTACCGACACTTCTGTAGCGACGACTGCCGCGAGCAGTGGGAGTCGTCGAATTCGGCCTGA
- a CDS encoding HalOD1 output domain-containing protein produces MTATHDDHGRSRIDRERKTAFVSHDWAGTDSLTNTIVSTVAELSGRDPTDVERLYDRIDPESLEALFAPTRDTVARNTGQVSFQLDGYTITVHATGDIVVAPAP; encoded by the coding sequence ATGACGGCAACTCACGACGACCACGGCCGATCACGAATCGATCGCGAACGGAAGACGGCGTTCGTCTCACACGACTGGGCGGGCACCGATTCGCTGACGAACACGATCGTCTCGACGGTCGCGGAACTCTCCGGACGCGACCCGACCGACGTCGAGCGACTCTACGACCGGATCGATCCCGAAAGCCTCGAGGCCCTCTTCGCGCCGACGAGGGACACCGTGGCCCGAAACACCGGGCAGGTATCGTTCCAGCTGGACGGGTACACGATCACCGTTCACGCGACGGGAGACATCGTCGTCGCACCAGCGCCGTGA
- the purQ gene encoding phosphoribosylformylglycinamidine synthase I, whose amino-acid sequence MTVSIIRFGGSNCDRDAERALTHLDIDAEIVWHEDGLPDDTTGVVLPGGFSYGDYLRAGAMAARSPIMAEVREAAADGVPVLGVCNGAQVGCESGLTEGAFTTNESARFQCEHVYLRVERDDTPWTAHYDEGEVIEVPIAHGEGRYEIDDERLAELEDDGRVLFRYCDEHGETSPDANPNGSKHSVAGVLGDRESVAVLMPHPERATLPDIGPTDGQGVLRGFESEETGV is encoded by the coding sequence ATGACGGTTTCGATCATCCGCTTCGGCGGCTCGAACTGCGACCGCGACGCCGAACGCGCCCTGACACACCTCGACATCGACGCCGAGATCGTCTGGCACGAGGACGGGCTTCCGGACGACACGACGGGCGTCGTCCTCCCCGGCGGGTTCTCCTACGGGGACTATCTTCGGGCTGGAGCGATGGCGGCCCGCTCGCCGATCATGGCCGAGGTCCGCGAGGCCGCGGCCGACGGCGTCCCCGTGCTCGGCGTCTGTAACGGCGCCCAGGTCGGCTGCGAGTCGGGGCTGACCGAGGGCGCGTTCACGACCAACGAGAGCGCGCGCTTCCAGTGTGAGCACGTCTACCTGCGCGTCGAGCGCGACGACACGCCCTGGACCGCCCACTACGACGAGGGCGAGGTCATCGAGGTCCCGATCGCACACGGCGAAGGCCGCTACGAGATCGACGACGAGCGGTTGGCCGAACTCGAGGACGACGGCCGCGTCCTCTTTCGGTACTGTGACGAACACGGCGAAACAAGCCCGGACGCGAACCCGAACGGCTCCAAGCACAGCGTCGCCGGCGTCCTCGGCGACCGCGAGTCCGTCGCGGTGTTGATGCCCCACCCCGAACGCGCGACCTTGCCCGACATCGGCCCGACCGACGGACAGGGGGTTCTCCGCGGCTTCGAATCGGAAGAAACCGGCGTCTAA